A region of Desulfatiglans sp. DNA encodes the following proteins:
- a CDS encoding formylmethanofuran dehydrogenase subunit C yields the protein MAIQIHLILKKIPDIPVEAENIKPENIAGKSAKDIKDILILVGKSWEPAGEWFDVDLAEVQNDSAEIIPPDLIVNGDLTRFKRLGEGMSQGRMRIDGPVGFHAGARMCGGELIINGNTGDYLGAHMKAGLIVVNGNAGHYTAAAYRGHTKGMAGGTIVIKGNAGQMLGARMRRGLIYVTGGCGDSPGFNMKAGTIIIGGTPGARAGARMVRGTIMLLNKDSLPELLPTFTCNCTYTPPFWPITRGILSKMGFAPETEADAFFTRYSGDTNEGGRGEVLVKCT from the coding sequence ATGGCAATTCAAATACATTTAATCCTCAAGAAAATACCGGATATACCTGTTGAGGCGGAAAATATAAAACCGGAGAACATAGCAGGTAAAAGCGCGAAAGATATAAAAGATATCCTAATACTTGTCGGTAAATCCTGGGAACCTGCCGGGGAGTGGTTTGATGTTGATCTGGCTGAAGTTCAGAATGATAGCGCTGAGATAATACCTCCTGACCTTATCGTCAACGGGGATTTAACCAGGTTCAAAAGGCTTGGTGAGGGCATGTCACAGGGCAGAATGCGAATAGATGGCCCTGTAGGTTTTCATGCCGGTGCAAGAATGTGCGGAGGGGAGCTTATTATTAATGGCAATACAGGCGATTATCTTGGCGCACATATGAAGGCCGGTCTTATAGTGGTTAATGGCAATGCAGGTCATTACACTGCCGCAGCATATCGCGGCCACACAAAAGGTATGGCAGGCGGGACTATTGTTATTAAAGGTAACGCAGGACAGATGCTTGGCGCGAGGATGAGACGCGGGCTGATTTATGTTACAGGCGGCTGCGGAGATTCGCCAGGGTTTAACATGAAGGCAGGGACTATTATTATTGGCGGCACACCCGGTGCCAGGGCAGGCGCAAGGATGGTGCGGGGAACCATAATGCTCCTTAATAAGGATAGCCTGCCGGAGTTATTACCCACCTTTACATGTAACTGTACATACACACCTCCCTTCTGGCCCATAACCAGAGGAATCCTTTCTAAAATGGGTTTTGCACCGGAAACCGAAGCCGATGCCTTTTTCACACGTTACAGCGGTGACACGAATGAAGGGGGAAGAGGCGAGGTGCTTGTTAAGTGCACATAA
- a CDS encoding formylmethanofuran dehydrogenase subunit A — MLRIINGKLYDPVNRINGETRDICIRDQKIVEGPLPPETETIDAKGCVVMPGGIEIHSHVAGAKVNNGRILCPEDSADHFRAHTEITRSGCNGIVPTTFMTGYEYARLGYTTLFEAAVPPLKARHAHEELRDTPILDTGCYTVMGNNYLVMKALSEPDEIARIEKLMGVVGWLLNSTKGYAVKIVNPGGVENWKWNRGLIDLDIPVPPFDVTPRMIMTGLAEAADKLKLPHSIHLHTNHLGEPGNMAYTLETMKALSGSRAHFTHLQFHSYDKSKRGGFASGAVSIADYFNSHPEFTCDAGLVVFGPTMTMTADAPMEFKLHQMKGGKWSNLDIEMETGSGVVPVKYQPDVLVNAVQWCLGLELMLLINDPWRVFLSTDHPNAGPFTSYPLLIKLLMDRDFRMSWYERLHPKVREYTSLHELTREYTFEEIAIVTRSGPARALGLKSRGHLGAGADADISIYPLSDDKQKMFSSASYVIKDGRVVVRDGEIKESFSGKALGLELPVKGELAHDLKEYFERYSTVAFSNYRVEEEYTPRLELIRCG; from the coding sequence ATGCTCAGAATTATTAATGGAAAGCTATATGATCCGGTAAATCGTATCAACGGGGAAACAAGGGATATCTGTATCAGGGATCAGAAGATAGTTGAAGGCCCTCTCCCACCGGAAACAGAGACCATTGATGCTAAAGGTTGCGTTGTAATGCCGGGCGGCATTGAGATACACAGCCATGTGGCAGGTGCAAAGGTGAATAACGGACGTATACTTTGCCCTGAAGACAGCGCTGACCATTTTCGGGCACATACTGAGATCACAAGATCAGGATGTAATGGAATTGTGCCTACTACCTTTATGACAGGCTATGAGTATGCACGGCTGGGGTATACAACATTATTTGAGGCGGCAGTGCCTCCGTTAAAGGCGCGTCACGCACATGAAGAACTCAGGGATACCCCCATTTTGGATACAGGCTGTTATACAGTCATGGGAAACAATTACCTTGTAATGAAGGCATTGAGTGAACCTGATGAGATAGCAAGAATAGAAAAGCTCATGGGGGTTGTGGGGTGGCTCCTAAATTCCACAAAAGGTTATGCAGTAAAGATAGTGAACCCCGGAGGTGTTGAAAACTGGAAATGGAACAGGGGCCTTATTGACCTTGACATACCAGTCCCCCCATTTGATGTTACCCCGAGGATGATCATGACAGGGCTGGCAGAGGCTGCTGATAAATTGAAATTGCCTCATTCGATTCATTTGCACACCAACCACCTGGGTGAACCGGGAAACATGGCCTATACCTTAGAAACCATGAAGGCCCTGTCAGGGAGCAGGGCACATTTTACACATCTACAGTTCCACTCCTATGATAAATCAAAGAGGGGAGGGTTTGCATCAGGCGCAGTATCTATTGCCGATTATTTTAACAGCCATCCTGAATTTACATGTGATGCCGGTTTAGTAGTTTTTGGCCCCACTATGACTATGACAGCAGATGCACCTATGGAATTCAAGCTGCATCAGATGAAGGGGGGCAAGTGGTCAAACCTTGACATAGAGATGGAGACAGGCTCAGGTGTTGTCCCGGTCAAATACCAGCCTGATGTACTGGTTAATGCGGTGCAGTGGTGTTTGGGGCTGGAATTGATGCTGCTTATAAACGACCCCTGGCGGGTCTTTCTTTCAACGGATCATCCGAATGCAGGGCCGTTTACCTCCTATCCCCTTTTAATAAAGCTCCTTATGGATCGGGATTTCAGGATGTCATGGTATGAGAGGCTGCATCCAAAGGTTAGGGAATATACATCTCTTCATGAACTCACAAGGGAGTATACCTTTGAAGAGATAGCAATAGTAACAAGGTCAGGGCCAGCCAGGGCACTCGGATTAAAAAGCAGGGGGCACCTTGGCGCAGGAGCTGATGCGGATATTTCAATTTATCCTTTGTCCGATGATAAGCAGAAGATGTTTTCTTCAGCCTCTTATGTGATCAAGGATGGAAGGGTAGTTGTTCGTGATGGTGAGATAAAGGAGAGCTTCAGCGGAAAGGCGCTGGGGCTGGAACTGCCTGTTAAGGGTGAACTGGCACATGATCTTAAGGAATATTTTGAGCGCTATTCCACAGTAGCATTTTCAAATTACAGGGTTGAAGAGGAATATACACCAAGGCTGGAGCTGATCAGGTGCGGATAA